Proteins encoded together in one Deinococcus irradiatisoli window:
- a CDS encoding nucleotidyltransferase family protein, which produces MKEFAPVWGVVLAAGQSRRLGQPKQLLRLGGEALVRRAARQVLEAGFDGVVVVVPPGALGEHVRAELAGLPLTLSVCPHPELGLSESFRAGLLALPPGVAAAHFALADMPFVTAEHHRTLLDAFRASQPPLVLARFGDEGVRAPPHLFRADLFGGFTQSGDHGPKHLIREYGPQAVWIDLPAPALRDVDTPQDWADLSAG; this is translated from the coding sequence ATGAAGGAATTCGCGCCGGTCTGGGGCGTCGTGCTGGCGGCAGGACAAAGCCGCCGCCTCGGGCAGCCCAAACAACTGCTGCGCCTCGGCGGCGAAGCGCTGGTGCGCCGTGCCGCCCGGCAGGTCCTCGAAGCGGGCTTCGACGGGGTGGTGGTGGTGGTGCCGCCGGGCGCGCTGGGCGAGCACGTCCGCGCCGAGCTGGCCGGGCTGCCGCTGACCCTCAGCGTGTGCCCGCATCCCGAACTCGGCTTGTCCGAGAGCTTCCGTGCCGGGCTGCTGGCCCTGCCGCCGGGCGTGGCCGCCGCGCACTTCGCCCTGGCCGACATGCCGTTCGTGACCGCCGAACACCACCGCACTCTGCTCGACGCCTTCCGGGCCAGCCAGCCGCCGCTGGTGCTGGCCCGCTTCGGCGACGAGGGCGTGCGGGCGCCGCCGCATCTGTTCCGGGCCGATCTGTTCGGCGGCTTTACCCAGAGCGGCGACCACGGTCCCAAGCACCTGATCCGCGAGTACGGGCCGCAGGCCGTCTGGATCGATCTTCCGGCGCCGGCCCTGCGCGACGTGGATACGCCGCAGGACTGGGCCGACCTCTCGGCAGGGTAG
- a CDS encoding HpcH/HpaI aldolase/citrate lyase family protein: MKRPRSVLFVPGDKPRAIAKARTLGADMIILDLEDAVAPEHKAQARDNICAALREGGFGVPVLVRLNGPGTAWEQEDQQAVLCEKPDGLVLPKVEEAGVPRSLTLGVPLWLMIETPRGVLAAPDLAAEQGVAGLIVGSNDLAHALRVRAAPQRSPLLYALSAVVLAARAYGKYVLDSVYNDVHDAEGFEQECRQGRELGFDGKTVIHPSQVEVARRIYGVSEADTRAALELLAAWDRGRADGLSITTLRGRMIEEMHVEAARAVLGEGG, encoded by the coding sequence ATGAAGCGCCCCCGCAGCGTGCTGTTCGTGCCGGGCGACAAACCCCGCGCCATCGCCAAGGCCCGCACCCTCGGCGCCGACATGATTATCCTCGACCTCGAGGACGCGGTGGCGCCGGAACACAAGGCCCAGGCGCGCGACAACATCTGCGCCGCGCTGCGCGAGGGGGGCTTCGGCGTCCCGGTGCTGGTGCGCCTCAACGGTCCCGGCACCGCCTGGGAGCAGGAAGACCAGCAGGCGGTGCTGTGCGAGAAGCCCGACGGTCTGGTGCTGCCCAAAGTCGAGGAAGCCGGGGTGCCGCGCAGCCTGACGTTGGGCGTGCCGCTGTGGCTGATGATCGAAACGCCGCGCGGCGTGCTGGCCGCCCCCGACCTCGCCGCCGAGCAGGGCGTGGCCGGCCTGATCGTGGGCAGCAACGATCTGGCCCACGCCCTGCGGGTGCGCGCCGCGCCGCAGCGCTCGCCGCTGCTCTACGCCCTCAGCGCGGTGGTGCTGGCCGCCCGCGCCTACGGCAAGTACGTGCTCGACTCGGTCTACAACGATGTCCACGACGCCGAAGGTTTCGAGCAGGAGTGCCGCCAGGGCCGGGAACTGGGCTTCGACGGCAAAACGGTCATTCACCCGTCGCAGGTCGAGGTGGCCCGGCGAATCTACGGCGTCAGCGAGGCCGACACCCGCGCCGCCCTGGAACTTCTGGCGGCCTGGGACCGGGGCCGGGCCGACGGCCTGAGCATCACCACCCTGCGCGGGCGCATGATCGAGGAAATGCACGTCGAGGCAGCCCGCGCCGTGCTGGGCGAGGGCGGCTGA
- a CDS encoding mechanosensitive ion channel family protein — translation MLDLLIAQLSKPWVWLKIVAVLLIAYAIWWAGNRLLRSLSAHLPATLLKILKGLWLATGIVGAAAVTVYAVYVPVPILFDAGQLITSWFRASAGQLVVIVALALISWNLIGLLSSRIVPGDDFNRRAVRLGTLRGVVESTLRVVIFVIATISVLQAIGINATTLLAGVSVFGLAVGFGAQSLIKDVFNGFFILLEDQYGVGDVISVNGGSLGGGVEKLNLRVTALRALDGTMHIIPNGQIQTVSVSSKDWSRVVATVDVTYAANVNDALRVLQRVSDELYADPEWSGFFLEKPEMQGVTNLAADGVELRALFKVHPKTQYALGREFNRRIKIAMDQAGIEIPYPQRTISMGDTPISIRLVREERGPNLEKQEVKAPGLRPAESRDPEVEDNQT, via the coding sequence ATGCTCGATCTGCTCATCGCTCAACTTTCCAAACCCTGGGTCTGGCTCAAAATCGTGGCGGTCTTGTTGATCGCCTACGCGATCTGGTGGGCCGGAAACCGCCTGCTGAGAAGCCTCAGCGCCCACCTGCCCGCCACCCTGCTGAAAATCCTCAAAGGCCTGTGGCTGGCGACTGGAATCGTCGGTGCGGCGGCCGTCACCGTCTACGCCGTGTACGTTCCGGTGCCGATTCTCTTCGACGCCGGGCAGCTCATCACCTCCTGGTTCCGGGCCAGCGCCGGGCAACTGGTGGTGATCGTGGCGCTGGCGCTGATCAGCTGGAACCTGATCGGGTTGCTGTCGTCGCGGATCGTGCCGGGCGACGACTTCAACCGCCGGGCGGTACGGCTGGGCACGCTGCGCGGGGTGGTCGAGAGCACCCTGCGGGTGGTCATCTTCGTGATCGCCACCATCAGCGTGCTGCAGGCCATCGGCATCAACGCCACCACCCTGCTGGCCGGCGTGTCGGTGTTCGGACTGGCGGTGGGCTTCGGTGCCCAGAGCCTGATCAAGGACGTGTTCAACGGCTTTTTCATCCTGCTCGAAGACCAGTACGGCGTCGGCGACGTGATCAGCGTCAACGGCGGCTCACTCGGCGGCGGGGTCGAGAAGCTCAATCTGCGCGTCACGGCGCTGCGGGCGCTCGACGGCACCATGCACATCATTCCCAACGGTCAGATTCAGACGGTCAGTGTGAGCAGCAAGGACTGGTCGCGGGTGGTCGCCACCGTGGACGTAACCTACGCCGCCAACGTCAACGACGCCCTACGGGTGCTGCAGCGCGTCAGCGACGAGCTCTACGCCGACCCGGAATGGAGTGGATTTTTCCTTGAGAAGCCCGAGATGCAGGGCGTCACCAACCTGGCCGCCGACGGCGTGGAACTGCGGGCGCTGTTCAAGGTGCATCCCAAGACCCAGTACGCGCTGGGGCGCGAGTTCAACCGCCGCATCAAGATCGCCATGGACCAGGCCGGCATCGAGATTCCTTACCCGCAGCGCACCATCAGCATGGGCGATACGCCGATCTCGATCCGGCTGGTGCGCGAGGAGCGCGGGCCCAACCTCGAAAAGCAGGAGGTCAAGGCCCCCGGTCTGCGCCCGGCCGAGAGCCGCGATCCGGAAGTCGAGGACAACCAGACCTGA
- a CDS encoding DUF1206 domain-containing protein produces MSSSPTVGDAKRLAEQGAAHAAPWIEILARVGYVSKGLVYLTVGVLSLLQAAHRPGGETTDQRGALHSLAQLPLGRELLILLGVGLAGYALWQVVRTLLDPEQLGLGAKALAKRVGYLLSAVAYASLALAAAFHQGGSASQGSGNQSAQDWTARLLQAPGGQLLVGLVGAVLIGVALRQLYVAYTSKFMQYIQLTDLGAKHRTLMRRVGQLGIAARGVVAALIGFFFVQAAWQADPSRAGGLQQALRTFAQAPYGRALLALAALGLAAYGLYCWVQAAYRRIHIRN; encoded by the coding sequence ATGTCTTCTTCGCCCACGGTCGGCGATGCCAAACGTCTGGCCGAGCAGGGCGCCGCCCACGCTGCGCCTTGGATCGAAATCCTGGCGCGTGTCGGGTACGTCAGCAAAGGGCTGGTCTACCTGACGGTCGGGGTACTATCCCTGCTGCAGGCGGCCCACCGGCCCGGCGGCGAGACCACCGATCAGCGCGGCGCGCTCCATTCCCTGGCCCAGTTGCCGCTGGGCCGCGAATTGCTGATCCTGCTCGGCGTGGGGCTGGCCGGGTACGCGCTGTGGCAAGTGGTGCGGACTTTGCTCGACCCGGAGCAGCTGGGCCTGGGGGCCAAGGCACTGGCCAAGCGGGTCGGGTACCTGCTGAGCGCCGTGGCGTATGCCAGCCTGGCACTGGCGGCGGCCTTTCATCAGGGCGGCAGTGCCAGCCAGGGCAGCGGTAATCAGAGCGCCCAGGACTGGACTGCCCGGCTCTTGCAGGCGCCCGGCGGGCAGCTGCTGGTCGGGCTGGTGGGCGCGGTGCTGATCGGGGTGGCCCTGCGGCAGCTATATGTGGCGTATACCTCGAAATTCATGCAGTACATCCAGCTCACCGATCTGGGCGCCAAGCACCGCACCCTGATGCGGCGGGTGGGGCAGCTCGGCATCGCAGCGCGCGGGGTGGTCGCGGCCCTGATCGGCTTCTTCTTTGTGCAGGCAGCCTGGCAGGCCGATCCCAGCCGGGCCGGCGGTCTGCAGCAGGCCCTCAGAACCTTCGCCCAGGCGCCCTACGGCCGGGCTCTGCTGGCACTGGCCGCGCTGGGGCTGGCCGCGTACGGGCTCTACTGCTGGGTGCAGGCGGCCTACCGGCGGATTCACATTCGGAACTGA
- the plsX gene encoding phosphate acyltransferase PlsX, whose product MTAEPSGAPELPIALDAVGGDHGAPPNVAGAVQAAKAGVKVLLVGDQVKLHAELGKHPGAGALPLEVVDAPDVIGMDEHASDVRGRREASINVAAKLVKDGKAAALVSMGHSGATMAASLLTLGRLPGIDRPAILTHLPTRSGAVAVLDVGANADVKASYLAQWAQLASIYLRVVEARENPTVGLLSIGEEDHKGNAVTLEAHALLRAQAELNFYGNVEGGDVFKGTTDIVVTDGFTGNIVLKLAEGEARVLFGWVKDALSGGVLAKLGGLLVRDSLRAVAERMDPSTYGASILLGVRGLSYIGHGSADDRAVKNALLRAARAHESRLIERLSEQLKGTPA is encoded by the coding sequence ATGACCGCTGAGCCTTCCGGCGCGCCGGAATTGCCGATCGCCCTGGATGCGGTGGGCGGTGACCACGGCGCGCCGCCCAACGTCGCCGGCGCGGTGCAGGCGGCCAAGGCCGGCGTGAAGGTGCTGCTGGTGGGCGATCAGGTCAAGCTGCACGCCGAACTCGGCAAGCACCCCGGCGCGGGCGCGCTGCCGCTGGAAGTCGTCGACGCGCCGGACGTGATCGGCATGGACGAGCACGCCAGCGACGTGCGCGGCCGGCGCGAGGCCAGCATCAACGTGGCGGCCAAACTGGTCAAGGACGGAAAAGCCGCCGCGCTGGTCAGCATGGGCCACAGCGGCGCGACGATGGCCGCCTCGCTGCTGACCCTGGGCCGCCTGCCGGGCATCGACCGCCCGGCCATCCTGACGCACCTGCCGACCCGCAGCGGCGCGGTGGCGGTGCTGGACGTGGGCGCCAACGCCGACGTGAAGGCCAGCTATCTGGCGCAGTGGGCGCAGCTGGCCAGCATTTACCTGCGGGTGGTCGAGGCGCGCGAGAACCCTACCGTGGGCCTCTTGAGCATCGGCGAAGAAGACCACAAGGGCAATGCGGTGACGCTCGAAGCGCATGCCCTGTTGCGGGCGCAGGCCGAGCTGAACTTCTACGGCAACGTGGAAGGCGGCGACGTGTTCAAGGGCACCACTGACATCGTCGTGACCGACGGCTTTACCGGCAATATCGTGCTCAAGCTGGCCGAGGGCGAAGCGCGGGTGCTGTTCGGCTGGGTCAAGGACGCCCTCAGCGGCGGGGTGCTCGCCAAGCTCGGCGGCCTGCTGGTGCGCGACTCGCTGCGGGCGGTGGCCGAGCGGATGGACCCCAGCACCTACGGCGCCAGCATCCTGCTGGGGGTGCGCGGCCTGAGTTACATCGGCCACGGCAGCGCCGACGACCGGGCGGTGAAAAACGCCCTGCTGCGGGCGGCGCGGGCGCACGAATCGCGCCTCATCGAGCGCCTCAGCGAGCAGCTCAAAGGGACGCCAGCTTAA
- a CDS encoding AAA family ATPase yields the protein MTLPSDLAAALQATGYLPSPALSTALQLVTLLGKPLLLEGPAGVGKTQAAKALSEALGTPLIRLQCYEGLDAQAALYEWNYPRQLLHLRLLEGTRDPQEAGERERDLYRPEFLLRRPLLEAISHATPPVLLIDEVDRADEAFEAFLLELLAEWQISIPELGTVRAESRPHVILTSNRERDLSDALRRRCLYLWVDYPTPQAELEIVRTRLPGIEARLAEQVVGAAAYLRGLPLTKTPGIAETLDWVEALAALHREALTPQVVDETLGCVVKLREDQVVVRQKLQQLMTAALQTF from the coding sequence ATGACCTTACCTTCCGACCTCGCCGCCGCGCTGCAGGCCACCGGCTACCTGCCCTCGCCGGCGCTGTCCACCGCCCTGCAACTCGTCACCTTGCTGGGCAAGCCGCTGCTGCTCGAAGGTCCGGCGGGCGTCGGCAAGACGCAGGCGGCCAAGGCGCTCTCCGAGGCGCTGGGCACGCCGCTGATCCGCTTGCAGTGCTACGAGGGCCTGGACGCGCAGGCGGCGCTCTACGAGTGGAATTACCCGCGCCAGTTGCTGCACCTGCGCCTGCTCGAAGGCACCCGCGATCCCCAGGAGGCCGGCGAGCGCGAGCGCGACCTCTACCGCCCCGAGTTCCTGCTGCGCCGCCCGTTGCTGGAAGCGATCAGTCACGCCACCCCGCCGGTCCTCCTGATCGACGAGGTCGACCGGGCCGACGAGGCCTTCGAGGCCTTTTTGCTGGAGTTGCTGGCCGAGTGGCAGATCAGCATTCCCGAACTCGGCACCGTGCGCGCCGAGAGCCGCCCGCACGTCATCCTGACCAGCAACCGCGAACGCGACCTGAGTGACGCCCTGCGGCGGCGCTGCCTGTACCTGTGGGTGGACTACCCCACCCCGCAGGCCGAGCTGGAAATCGTGCGCACCCGCCTGCCGGGCATCGAGGCGCGGCTGGCCGAGCAGGTGGTGGGCGCGGCGGCGTACCTGCGCGGCCTGCCACTGACCAAGACCCCCGGCATCGCCGAGACGCTCGACTGGGTCGAAGCGCTGGCGGCGCTGCACCGCGAAGCGCTCACCCCGCAGGTGGTGGACGAAACGCTCGGCTGCGTGGTGAAGCTGCGCGAGGATCAGGTGGTGGTGCGCCAGAAATTGCAGCAGCTGATGACGGCGGCCCTGCAGACGTTCTAA